From the Agromyces laixinhei genome, the window CGCTCGCCTCGGTGCGCTCCGCGGCGTGGGAGAAGCGGCACGGCAGTTCGTTCGGCGGCAGCCGCTACACCGACCACGGCAGGGCGCGCGAGCCCGTCATCGCCGAGTGGGCCCGGGGCGCGCATGAGATCGAGCCGTCCAGCCTGCTCTTCCACGCCGAGCACGAGCGCCGCCATCTCGCGACGCCCGACGGGCTGCGGGTGACCCCGGCGGGCGTGCTCGAGCTCTGTGAGATCAAGACGACGTCTCGTGCGTGGCGCGGCATACCCCGCAGCTACCTGCGCCAGGTGTGGTGGCAGCAGTACGTGCTCGGGGCCGAGCGTACGCTCGTCGTGTGGGAACAACACGACGACTTCATTCCCATTCGCGACGAGCCGGAGTACCGTTGGGTCGACCGCGACGACGACCAGATCGCGGTTCTCGTGCGGCTGGCCGACGAACTTATCGCCGAACTCGGCGGGCGCCGCGTGTGAGCCCCGAGCCCGACCGTACGTTGCATTCCCAGCACCACCGCGCACCGCCCCCGCATCCCCCTCTGCCGGGAGGTTTCCCCCGATGACGACCGTTCTGCTGCACGGGCTCGGCGCCGATCGACGCCAGCCGCTCGATCTCTTCACGCCCGCCGTGCACGCCGCGGTCGGCGGCGACGAGCTCATCGTCGCGCCCGACATCCGCGCCCACGGGGGGTTCCTGTCGGTCGGCTCGCCCGCGGACTTCCGATTCGACCGGCTCGCGGCCGAGCTCGCCGCGTCGGTGCGCGAGGCGATCGACGAGGCGGGCGCACCGCAGCCCGAGGCATCCGGCCCGCTCATGATCATGGGCATCTCGCTCGGCGCCGCGCTCGCACTGCGCATCGCGCTCGACGGGCTGCTGCCCATCGAACGCGCCGTCTTCGTGCGCCCGTCGTTCAGCGATCGCTCGCTGCCGGAGCACCTCCGCGTCTTCCCGGTGATCGGGCAGATCCTCGCCGAGGCAGGTCCGGCGGGCATCGGCGAGTTCCGCGAGCGGTCGATCTTCGAGCAGGTCGCCGCGGTCTCACCTGCGGGAGCTCGCGGGCTCCTGACCCAGTTCACGGCGCCGGATGCCGCGCGGCGCGCGATGCGGCTCGTCGAGATCCCGCGCAACCGCGCGTTCGACCACGACGCCGAGCTCACGGCACTCGAGGGCCGCGGCATCCGTTCGCTCGTGATCGGGGCGCCGCGCGACCCCGTGCACCCGTACGCGCTCGCCGAGCGCTGGGCCGCCGCCCTGAAGGCGCCGCTCGTCGAGCTGCCGCCCCGTGACGACGGGTTGCCGGTGCAGACGGCGCTGCTGCGCGAGGGCATCGCGCGCTGGTTGCAGCACACCCGCGCCTGAGTCGGCGCTTCGCTGCGCTCAGCGAGGGATCGACTCGGACGCCTCCGCCGCCGGCGCCTCCGCCGCCTCCGCCGCACCAC encodes:
- a CDS encoding YqaJ viral recombinase family protein — protein: MPDTPFALFDLEGAAPVVAVDERPRHPCHSRVVADSSDRVAWLRARSRGITATDAAKLASLASVRSAAWEKRHGSSFGGSRYTDHGRAREPVIAEWARGAHEIEPSSLLFHAEHERRHLATPDGLRVTPAGVLELCEIKTTSRAWRGIPRSYLRQVWWQQYVLGAERTLVVWEQHDDFIPIRDEPEYRWVDRDDDQIAVLVRLADELIAELGGRRV
- a CDS encoding alpha/beta fold hydrolase yields the protein MTTVLLHGLGADRRQPLDLFTPAVHAAVGGDELIVAPDIRAHGGFLSVGSPADFRFDRLAAELAASVREAIDEAGAPQPEASGPLMIMGISLGAALALRIALDGLLPIERAVFVRPSFSDRSLPEHLRVFPVIGQILAEAGPAGIGEFRERSIFEQVAAVSPAGARGLLTQFTAPDAARRAMRLVEIPRNRAFDHDAELTALEGRGIRSLVIGAPRDPVHPYALAERWAAALKAPLVELPPRDDGLPVQTALLREGIARWLQHTRA